A portion of the Bacillus thuringiensis genome contains these proteins:
- the comGG gene encoding competence type IV pilus minor pilin ComGG has protein sequence MRGQNGFTMPGTLIFLILLTSFFIYETNMLFTDKNFYIEIEQKFLLDELLNRSITDIKKDLQQKEKEGAFFFQYEKGEVSGNYIFENDLILVALQCTLKQEVFYTVSFRYRKKDGKIVDWIEG, from the coding sequence ATGAGAGGGCAAAATGGGTTTACAATGCCTGGAACGCTCATCTTTCTTATTTTATTAACTTCTTTTTTTATATACGAAACAAATATGTTGTTTACAGATAAAAATTTTTATATAGAAATAGAACAAAAGTTTTTACTGGATGAACTGCTTAACCGATCTATTACAGATATAAAAAAAGACTTACAGCAAAAAGAAAAAGAAGGTGCATTTTTCTTTCAGTATGAAAAGGGAGAAGTGAGTGGAAATTATATCTTTGAAAATGACTTAATTCTCGTTGCATTGCAGTGTACACTCAAACAGGAAGTTTTCTATACGGTGAGCTTTCGGTATAGAAAAAAGGATGGAAAAATAGTCGATTGGATAGAAGGATAA
- a CDS encoding 2OG-Fe(II) oxygenase, whose protein sequence is MTNNNQIGENKEQTIFDHKGNTIMTEDREIHIISKFEEPLIVVLANVLSDEECDELIEMSKNKMKRSKVGSSRDVNDIRTSSGAFLEDNELTSKIEKRISSIMNVPASHGEGLHILNYEVDQQYKAHYDYFAEHSRSAANNRISTLVMYLNDVEEGGETYFPKLNLSVHPRKGMAVYFEYFYQDQSLNELTLHGGAPVTKGEKWIATQWVRRGTYK, encoded by the coding sequence ATGACAAACAACAATCAAATAGGTGAAAATAAGGAACAAACTATTTTTGATCATAAAGGAAATACGATTATGACAGAAGATAGAGAAATACACATTATTTCAAAATTCGAAGAACCTCTTATTGTCGTATTAGCAAATGTACTAAGTGATGAAGAGTGTGATGAATTGATTGAAATGTCTAAAAATAAAATGAAGCGTTCTAAAGTTGGTTCATCACGTGATGTAAATGATATTCGAACAAGTAGCGGTGCATTTTTGGAAGACAATGAACTTACTTCAAAGATTGAAAAACGAATTTCATCTATCATGAATGTTCCTGCGTCGCATGGTGAAGGATTGCACATTTTAAATTATGAAGTGGATCAACAATATAAAGCACACTATGATTATTTTGCGGAACATAGTAGATCAGCTGCTAACAATCGTATTAGTACGCTTGTAATGTACTTAAATGATGTAGAAGAAGGCGGGGAAACGTACTTCCCGAAATTAAATCTTTCTGTACACCCTAGAAAGGGAATGGCAGTATACTTTGAGTATTTTTATCAAGATCAATCACTAAATGAGCTTACGTTACACGGAGGGGCACCTGTAACGAAAGGCGAGAAATGGATTGCAACGCAGTGGGTGAGAAGAGGTACTTATAAGTAA